The following proteins come from a genomic window of Nostoc sp. TCL26-01:
- the hpnA gene encoding hopanoid-associated sugar epimerase, translating into MRVFVTGSTGFIGANLVRLLLQQGYTVKTLVRPNSNLGNLHRLDVEIVQGDFHDQHLWRQMSGCRYLFHVAAQYSLWQKDRDSLYHNNVLGTCHVLDAAQKAGIERTVYTSSVAAIGVGASGVVVDETHQSPVDKLVGDYKKSKFLAEQEAIQAVAKGQDIVIVNPSTPIGPFDIKPTPTGDIILRFLRRQMPAYVNTGLNLIDVRDVAWGHLLALERGKIGDRYILGHQNLTLKQLLEQLADITGIPAPQTTVPNWLPLTVAWIDEKILAPLGKTPSVPLDGVRMAQQAMYYNPDKAIRELGLPQSPINSALKDAVDWFVANGYVN; encoded by the coding sequence ATGCGTGTATTTGTCACCGGGAGTACTGGTTTTATTGGGGCTAATTTGGTGCGATTGTTATTGCAACAAGGATATACAGTCAAAACCTTAGTCCGCCCCAACAGCAATCTGGGTAATTTACACAGGTTAGATGTAGAAATTGTCCAAGGCGATTTTCATGATCAACATTTGTGGCGACAAATGTCTGGTTGTCGCTACCTGTTTCATGTCGCCGCCCAGTATTCTCTATGGCAAAAAGACCGTGATTCACTCTATCACAACAATGTTTTAGGTACTTGTCATGTCCTAGATGCAGCCCAAAAAGCCGGAATTGAACGCACTGTTTACACCAGTTCTGTGGCGGCGATTGGGGTGGGTGCGTCTGGTGTGGTTGTCGATGAAACTCATCAAAGTCCAGTAGACAAGCTGGTGGGAGATTACAAAAAATCTAAATTTCTGGCCGAACAAGAAGCTATCCAAGCCGTTGCTAAAGGACAAGACATTGTGATCGTTAATCCCAGCACCCCTATCGGCCCTTTTGATATTAAACCCACACCCACAGGCGACATTATTTTACGCTTCTTGCGGCGACAAATGCCCGCCTATGTAAACACCGGACTCAATTTAATCGATGTGCGAGATGTGGCTTGGGGACATTTACTAGCTTTAGAACGAGGGAAAATAGGCGATCGCTATATTTTAGGTCATCAAAACCTCACCCTCAAACAATTGCTAGAACAACTCGCAGATATCACAGGTATCCCCGCACCCCAAACAACAGTCCCTAACTGGCTACCCCTAACTGTCGCCTGGATTGACGAAAAGATTCTCGCACCTTTAGGCAAAACTCCCTCAGTCCCTTTAGATGGTGTGCGGATGGCACAACAGGCAATGTATTACAATCCTGACAAAGCCATCAGAGAATTAGGCTTACCCCAATCCCCCATAAATAGCGCCCTCAAAGACGCTGTAGATTGGTTTGTAGCCAATGGATATGTCAATTAA
- the hpnH gene encoding adenosyl-hopene transferase HpnH, which yields MAINLQQAIDIGKYLVTQRVLGRKKFPLVLMLEPLFRCNLACSGCGKIQHPAEILKQNLTPAQCFAAVEECGAPVVSIPGGEPLLHPQIDEIVKGLIERKKYIYLCTNGLLLEKSLDKFQPSPYLTFSVHLDGLREWHDKCVDRQGVFDIAVKAIKAAKARGFRVTTNTTIFDGCDTQEMQEFFDFLETLNTDGMMISPGYSYEWAPDQDHFLKLEQTRALFREILAPHTAGKKNWNFNHNPLFLDFLIGEKDYECTPWGSPSYSVLGWQKPCYLMNEGHYATFKELLEQTDWSQYGRASGNPKCADCMVHCGYEPTAAVDAMQPQNIARSLGTVFGR from the coding sequence ATGGCCATTAATCTACAACAAGCTATAGACATCGGTAAGTATCTGGTAACTCAGCGTGTTTTGGGACGCAAAAAGTTTCCTTTAGTATTGATGCTAGAACCACTGTTTCGCTGTAATTTGGCGTGTTCTGGTTGCGGTAAGATTCAGCATCCCGCAGAAATCTTGAAGCAAAATCTCACACCAGCACAGTGTTTTGCCGCCGTAGAAGAGTGTGGTGCGCCGGTGGTTTCCATTCCTGGGGGTGAACCGTTGCTGCATCCTCAGATTGATGAGATTGTCAAGGGATTGATAGAACGCAAAAAGTATATTTATTTATGTACCAATGGTTTGTTACTAGAAAAAAGCCTCGATAAGTTTCAACCTTCCCCTTACCTGACTTTTAGCGTCCATCTAGATGGTCTGCGGGAATGGCATGATAAATGTGTGGATCGTCAAGGGGTGTTTGATATCGCAGTGAAAGCTATCAAAGCCGCTAAAGCTAGAGGATTTAGAGTCACCACCAACACCACGATTTTTGATGGTTGCGATACTCAGGAAATGCAGGAGTTTTTCGACTTCTTGGAAACCCTCAATACTGATGGGATGATGATTTCCCCCGGTTACAGTTACGAGTGGGCCCCAGATCAAGATCATTTCCTCAAACTAGAACAAACCCGCGCCTTATTCAGAGAAATTCTTGCACCCCATACGGCTGGTAAGAAAAACTGGAATTTCAATCACAATCCCTTATTTCTCGATTTTCTCATCGGTGAGAAGGATTATGAGTGTACACCTTGGGGTAGTCCTAGTTATAGTGTTCTCGGTTGGCAAAAACCTTGTTATCTGATGAATGAAGGTCATTATGCCACTTTTAAAGAATTACTAGAACAAACCGACTGGAGTCAATATGGTCGTGCTAGTGGTAATCCTAAGTGCGCTGATTGTATGGTTCACTGTGGTTATGAACCCACAGCCGCAGTGGATGCAATGCAGCCGCAAAATATTGCCCGTTCTCTAGGGACGGTGTTTGGTAGGTAA
- a CDS encoding Uma2 family endonuclease, producing the protein MTISVKKFTLDEYLAYDDGTDVRYELVDGELVEMPPESDRNNLISLYLLSKFLKFVPIQLIRHKDTELVVIGNRTRVRLPDLMILRELLAALSGGRATITPDMPSPAMVVEVVSPGKVNEDRDYRYKRSEYAARGIPEYWIVDAEKGRITLLTLVDGLYEEVVFQGTDMIKSATFPMLDMTAVEVLTAGQGQL; encoded by the coding sequence ATGACCATATCTGTCAAAAAATTCACCCTAGATGAGTATCTTGCTTATGATGATGGCACGGATGTTCGTTATGAACTTGTGGATGGAGAGTTAGTCGAAATGCCACCAGAAAGCGATCGCAATAACTTAATTTCTCTCTATCTGCTGTCAAAGTTTCTCAAGTTTGTGCCGATTCAACTCATCCGTCATAAAGATACAGAACTCGTAGTAATAGGTAATCGGACTCGTGTACGACTACCGGATTTGATGATATTACGAGAATTATTAGCAGCCCTCTCTGGAGGGCGAGCAACAATTACGCCAGATATGCCTTCTCCGGCAATGGTGGTTGAGGTTGTCTCGCCGGGAAAGGTGAATGAAGATAGAGACTACCGCTATAAGCGTTCTGAGTATGCAGCACGGGGTATCCCTGAATATTGGATTGTTGATGCCGAGAAAGGTCGAATTACCTTGCTGACTTTGGTAGATGGATTGTATGAAGAAGTTGTGTTTCAGGGAACAGACATGATTAAGTCAGCAACTTTTCCCATGTTGGATATGACAGCAGTCGAGGTGTTGACGGCTGGACAAGGGCAATTATAA
- a CDS encoding dienelactone hydrolase family protein, with product MQITKRNVELRVDDSLMRVYVASPKPAGVYPGILFYSDIYQLGDPIIRLANYLAGYGYVVAAPEIFHRLEPIGLAITPDDLGRMRGNDDARRTAIAEYDADCQAVIEFLKAESSVNPDKIGTLGFCIGGHLAFRAGFAQEIKASVCCYPTGIPSGKLGKGVADTIQRVSEIKGKMLLVLGTLDPHIPEHDRQVLIKAIEDAGIVHKVVLYSAEHTFMRDDGYRYDSVAATAAWAEIIDFLALAISH from the coding sequence GTGCAAATCACTAAGCGCAATGTCGAGTTGAGAGTAGATGACAGCTTGATGCGTGTGTATGTCGCTTCTCCCAAGCCAGCTGGAGTTTACCCAGGTATTTTATTTTACAGTGATATATATCAATTGGGTGATCCAATCATTCGTTTAGCCAACTACTTGGCAGGGTATGGTTATGTAGTAGCCGCACCAGAAATTTTTCATCGTCTTGAGCCGATTGGTTTAGCAATTACACCAGATGATTTAGGTAGAATGCGGGGTAACGACGATGCACGACGAACAGCGATCGCTGAATATGATGCTGATTGTCAAGCTGTAATTGAGTTTTTAAAAGCTGAGAGTTCTGTTAACCCCGATAAAATTGGTACTCTGGGCTTTTGTATTGGCGGACATTTAGCCTTTCGGGCAGGCTTTGCCCAGGAAATTAAAGCCTCGGTTTGCTGCTATCCTACAGGTATTCCCAGTGGTAAGTTGGGTAAAGGGGTAGCTGATACTATCCAGAGGGTAAGTGAAATCAAAGGCAAAATGTTACTTGTCCTGGGTACACTTGATCCGCATATCCCCGAACACGACCGACAAGTTTTAATTAAAGCCATTGAAGATGCTGGTATTGTTCACAAAGTAGTTTTATACTCAGCTGAACATACCTTCATGCGTGATGACGGTTATCGTTATGATTCTGTTGCAGCTACAGCCGCCTGGGCAGAAATTATTGATTTTTTAGCATTAGCCATCAGTCATTAG
- a CDS encoding Uma2 family endonuclease produces MQTTSKPLTLAEFLALPETKPTKEFINGYIYLKPMPQGKHSTLQIRLADGINQVGLPSKTAYAFPELRCTFSGRSIVPDIAVFRWENIPFDADGEVANTFAIPPDWTIEILSPEQSQTRVTDNILFCLRHQTRLGWLIDPEEKAVICFLPNQLPEVKRQFDDILPVPDFLDLQLSVGELFGWLKLGLI; encoded by the coding sequence ATGCAAACAACTAGCAAACCCCTAACTCTAGCTGAATTTTTAGCCCTTCCAGAAACAAAACCGACTAAAGAATTTATTAATGGTTATATATATTTAAAACCTATGCCTCAAGGAAAACACAGTACTCTGCAAATTCGTCTTGCCGATGGAATTAATCAGGTAGGATTGCCAAGTAAAACTGCTTATGCTTTTCCCGAATTGAGATGTACATTTTCTGGACGTTCAATTGTTCCAGATATTGCAGTATTTCGTTGGGAAAACATTCCATTTGATGCAGATGGTGAGGTAGCTAATACTTTTGCAATTCCTCCCGACTGGACAATTGAAATTCTCTCACCTGAGCAATCGCAAACACGGGTGACAGACAATATACTGTTTTGCTTACGCCATCAAACCCGTTTAGGATGGTTAATTGATCCAGAAGAAAAAGCAGTAATTTGTTTTTTACCAAATCAATTACCGGAAGTTAAACGGCAATTTGATGATATTTTACCTGTCCCAGATTTTTTAGATTTGCAGTTATCTGTTGGGGAATTATTTGGGTGGCTGAAATTGGGATTAATATAA
- a CDS encoding bestrophin family protein codes for MTWEKKQWFRQALQLKGSVIVSIYQRVICCGLFGVLISLLYYLKIPVSQPILGTVIPSIVLGLLLVFRTNTAYERFWEGRKCWGSIVNHTRNLARQIWVSVDENSSTDRNDKIAVLKLLVAFAVATKLHLRCENVNSELEELMSSSRYFKLQGMNNPPLEIAFWIGDYLQHQYTRNRLNSYQLTSIQELLNNLVDNLGACERILKTPMPLAYSIHLKQLLLLYCVLLPFQMVESLSWWTGLITALVSFTLFGIEAIGLEIENPFGYDANDLPLDAICKTMKRNIDDLISLSPDVRSPTRGATPSPTLDTTP; via the coding sequence ATGACTTGGGAAAAAAAACAATGGTTTCGACAAGCTTTGCAACTTAAAGGTTCAGTTATTGTCTCAATTTATCAGCGCGTGATTTGTTGTGGCTTGTTTGGGGTGTTAATTTCTCTGTTGTATTATTTGAAAATACCTGTTTCTCAACCCATTTTAGGCACTGTCATCCCTAGTATTGTGTTGGGTTTATTATTAGTTTTTCGCACAAACACAGCTTATGAACGTTTTTGGGAAGGAAGAAAATGCTGGGGTTCCATCGTCAATCATACTCGTAATCTAGCTAGACAGATTTGGGTGTCTGTGGATGAAAATTCATCGACAGATAGAAATGACAAAATAGCTGTTTTAAAATTGCTAGTAGCCTTTGCTGTGGCGACAAAGTTACATTTGCGTTGTGAAAATGTCAACAGCGAGTTAGAAGAATTAATGTCATCTTCCAGATATTTTAAACTTCAGGGCATGAATAACCCACCCTTAGAAATAGCTTTTTGGATTGGGGATTATCTCCAACATCAGTATACTCGCAATCGCTTAAATAGCTATCAGTTAACATCTATACAAGAATTACTCAATAATTTAGTAGATAATTTAGGGGCTTGCGAAAGAATTTTAAAAACACCGATGCCTCTGGCATATTCTATTCACCTCAAACAATTGTTGTTGCTGTATTGTGTTCTCTTACCTTTTCAGATGGTGGAGAGTTTAAGCTGGTGGACAGGTTTAATTACAGCTTTGGTGAGCTTTACTTTATTTGGAATTGAAGCCATTGGTTTAGAGATAGAAAATCCCTTTGGTTACGATGCTAATGATTTACCCTTAGATGCCATTTGTAAAACGATGAAACGCAATATTGACGATTTAATTAGTTTATCTCCAGATGTGCGATCGCCTACAAGAGGAGCAACACCATCCCCAACTTTAGACACAACACCGTGA
- a CDS encoding transketolase, producing the protein MTNQAQLHQWHELAQQLRIDSIRATTVAGSGHPTSSMSPADLMAVLITKYLRYDFTHPHNPNNDRLVFSKGHAAPLLYAMYKAAGVISDGELLSLRHKGSRLEGHPTPVIPWVDVATGSLGQGLPIGVGLALAGKYLDQLPYNVWVLLGDSETAEGSIWEAFDHAAHYTLDNLIAIIDVNRLGQRGQTELGWNTQAYAHRAKAFGWQAMEIDGHDLTEIDQAFSAAVSINDRPTVIIARTKKGKGVNSLEDLGGWHGKALKPDAEKQAITELGGERHIQIQVSQPEEQQLNIIANPQPLQLPTYEKGTKVATRRAYGDALIALGTAQPDVVVLDAEVSNSTYTEDFAEAYPERYFEMYIAEQQMVAAAIGLQVRNYKPFASTFAAFLTRAYDFVRMAAVSRANIKLVGSHAGVSIGQDGPSQMGLEDLAAFRAVWHSTVLYPCDANQTAQLVAQMSDRQGVVYLRTTRESTPVIYGADEEFPIGGSKVIRSSDQDQATVIGAGITLHEALKAYERLKNEAIAVRIIDAYSVKPIDVQTIHQAAHDTEGNLVVVEDHWSEGGLGAAVLDAFAGIGDLPTYDGSQLQIIKLAVSDMPGSGTPEELLHWAKIDADAIVEAVKSQVKQPIGAKT; encoded by the coding sequence ATGACTAACCAAGCGCAACTACACCAATGGCATGAACTAGCGCAACAACTGCGAATAGATAGTATTCGCGCCACAACTGTCGCTGGTTCAGGTCATCCCACTTCTTCTATGTCTCCTGCCGATTTGATGGCAGTTTTAATCACAAAATATCTCCGCTACGATTTTACTCATCCCCACAATCCCAATAACGATCGCCTTGTTTTCTCCAAAGGACACGCAGCACCGTTACTTTATGCCATGTATAAAGCTGCGGGGGTGATTAGTGATGGGGAATTACTCTCACTCAGGCACAAGGGAAGTAGGCTAGAGGGTCATCCCACACCAGTTATACCTTGGGTTGATGTGGCTACAGGCTCATTAGGACAAGGATTACCCATTGGTGTAGGGTTAGCTCTAGCTGGCAAATATTTAGACCAATTACCTTATAATGTCTGGGTACTACTGGGTGATAGCGAAACTGCGGAAGGTTCGATTTGGGAAGCCTTCGATCATGCAGCACACTATACTTTAGACAATTTAATTGCCATTATTGACGTGAATCGCCTTGGTCAACGGGGTCAAACAGAATTGGGTTGGAATACTCAAGCTTATGCTCATCGTGCTAAAGCTTTTGGTTGGCAAGCGATGGAAATTGATGGTCACGATTTGACAGAGATTGATCAAGCCTTTAGCGCTGCTGTCAGTATCAACGATCGCCCCACTGTTATTATTGCCCGGACTAAAAAAGGTAAAGGTGTCAATTCTCTAGAAGATTTGGGTGGTTGGCATGGTAAAGCCCTCAAACCTGATGCAGAGAAACAGGCGATCACTGAATTGGGTGGGGAACGCCACATCCAGATTCAAGTTAGTCAACCTGAAGAACAACAGCTAAATATCATAGCCAATCCCCAACCATTGCAACTACCTACCTATGAGAAGGGTACAAAGGTAGCAACTCGTCGCGCCTATGGTGATGCCCTCATAGCCTTGGGAACAGCTCAACCTGATGTTGTAGTTCTAGATGCCGAAGTCAGCAATTCCACTTACACCGAAGACTTTGCCGAAGCCTATCCAGAACGTTACTTTGAAATGTACATCGCCGAACAGCAGATGGTAGCGGCGGCTATTGGCTTACAAGTACGAAATTACAAACCCTTTGCTTCCACCTTCGCTGCCTTCTTGACTCGCGCCTACGATTTTGTGCGAATGGCGGCTGTATCTCGTGCCAATATTAAATTAGTTGGTTCCCATGCTGGTGTATCCATTGGTCAGGATGGCCCCTCACAGATGGGACTAGAAGACTTAGCCGCATTCCGGGCAGTGTGGCACAGTACAGTTCTGTATCCCTGCGATGCCAATCAAACAGCGCAGCTAGTAGCCCAAATGAGCGATCGCCAGGGTGTTGTTTACCTCCGCACCACACGCGAAAGCACACCCGTGATTTACGGTGCGGACGAAGAGTTTCCTATTGGTGGTAGTAAAGTCATTCGTAGTTCCGATCAAGACCAAGCTACTGTGATTGGTGCAGGTATCACATTACACGAAGCCCTAAAAGCATATGAGCGACTGAAAAACGAAGCGATCGCAGTCCGAATTATCGATGCCTATTCAGTTAAACCCATTGATGTCCAAACTATACACCAAGCAGCTCACGATACAGAGGGCAATTTAGTCGTTGTAGAAGACCACTGGTCTGAAGGGGGATTGGGTGCAGCCGTCCTAGATGCCTTTGCCGGGATTGGCGATTTGCCCACCTACGACGGTTCACAACTGCAAATCATCAAGCTAGCCGTCTCCGATATGCCTGGTTCCGGGACACCAGAAGAATTGCTGCATTGGGCGAAAATTGACGCTGATGCCATTGTAGAAGCCGTGAAATCCCAAGTCAAACAACCCATTGGCGCAAAAACCTAA
- the uvrA gene encoding excinuclease ABC subunit UvrA, which translates to MSEKQLVSLNGNLPHSHNISQNTIRIRGARQHNLKNIDLELPRDRLIVFTGVSGSGKSSLAFDTIFAEGQRRYVESLSAYARQFLGQLNKPDVEAIEGLSPAISIDQKSTSHNPRSTVGTVTEIYDYLRLLFGRAGEPHCPICDRCIAPQTIDEMVDRIMELPERTRFQILAPVVRGKKGTHRKLLSSLAAQGFVRVRVDGEVRELSDSIELDKNFTHTIEVVIDRLVKKDGIQERLVDSLSTCLKQSGGIANILVSLPDDNAPEEELVFSENFACPEHGAVMEELSPRLFSFNSPYGACPHCHGIGTLRRFAPELVVPDPEAPVYAAIAPWSEKENSYYLELLYSLGQTHGFELQINWHRLTAEQQEIILYGEKADNSKGNQKTPNYKGVIPILQRQYEGGTELVKQKLEQYLIDQPCEVCQGKRLKPEALSVRLGQFQILDFTGVAIRDCQQRIEQLKLSDRQLQIADLALREVKARLQFLLDVGLDYLTLDRAAMTLSGGEAQRIRLATQIGSGLTGVLYVLDEPSIGLHQRDNGRLLKTLTKLRDLGNTLIVVEHDEETIRTADYIVDIGPGAGIHGGSIIAQGDLETLLTAETSLTGAYLSGRLVINTPAERREGNGRSLIIKNAHRNNLRNIDVEIPLGKLVAVTGVSGSGKSTLINELLYPSLQHHLTKKVPLPKDLEKIQGLNAVDKAIVIDQSPIGRTPRSNPATYTGVFDVIRDVFSQTVEAKARGYKPGQFSFNVKGGRCEACSGQGVNVIEMNFLPDVYVQCEICKGARYNRETLQVKYKDKSISDVLSMTVEESLDFFQNIPKAFTRLQTLVDVGLGYIQLGQPATTLSGGEAQRVKLATELSRRATGKTLYLIDEPTTGLSFYDVHKLLDVLQRLVDKGNSILVIEHNLDVIRCADWVIDLGPEGGDKGGEVIAVGTPEEVAKNAQSYTGQYLQQVLQQYPVLNQV; encoded by the coding sequence ATGTCAGAAAAACAGCTCGTATCCCTGAATGGAAATCTGCCGCACTCCCACAACATCAGTCAGAACACGATTCGGATTCGGGGTGCAAGACAGCATAATCTGAAGAATATTGACTTGGAATTGCCACGCGATCGCCTGATCGTGTTTACTGGTGTGTCAGGTTCAGGTAAGTCTTCCCTGGCGTTCGATACCATCTTCGCTGAGGGACAACGGCGTTATGTCGAATCGCTGAGTGCCTACGCTAGGCAATTTTTAGGACAATTAAATAAACCGGATGTGGAAGCCATTGAAGGCTTAAGTCCAGCCATTTCCATTGATCAAAAATCCACCTCTCATAACCCCCGTTCTACGGTGGGGACGGTGACGGAAATTTACGACTATTTGCGGTTATTGTTTGGTCGAGCTGGTGAACCCCATTGTCCCATATGCGATCGCTGTATTGCACCGCAAACCATTGATGAAATGGTAGACAGGATTATGGAACTACCAGAACGTACCCGCTTCCAAATTCTCGCCCCTGTGGTGCGTGGGAAAAAGGGGACTCACCGCAAGTTATTATCAAGTTTGGCTGCTCAAGGTTTTGTCAGGGTGCGTGTGGATGGTGAAGTCCGTGAACTGTCAGATTCGATTGAATTAGATAAAAATTTTACTCACACTATTGAGGTAGTCATCGACCGACTAGTGAAAAAAGACGGTATCCAAGAGCGTTTGGTCGATTCTCTATCTACGTGCTTAAAACAATCTGGTGGTATAGCTAACATTCTGGTGAGTTTGCCTGATGACAACGCACCAGAAGAAGAATTAGTCTTTTCCGAAAACTTTGCCTGTCCTGAACATGGTGCGGTGATGGAAGAATTATCACCGCGCTTATTTTCCTTTAACTCTCCCTACGGCGCTTGTCCCCATTGTCATGGGATTGGCACTTTAAGAAGATTTGCCCCAGAGTTAGTTGTACCCGATCCTGAAGCACCAGTATACGCGGCGATCGCCCCCTGGTCAGAGAAGGAAAATTCTTATTACTTGGAATTGCTTTATAGTTTGGGACAAACTCACGGATTTGAATTACAAATCAATTGGCATCGGCTAACAGCAGAACAACAGGAAATTATTCTCTATGGTGAGAAAGCAGACAACAGTAAAGGTAATCAAAAAACACCCAACTATAAAGGGGTGATTCCCATTTTACAACGACAATATGAGGGGGGAACGGAATTAGTTAAACAAAAACTAGAGCAGTATTTAATTGATCAACCTTGTGAAGTTTGCCAGGGGAAAAGATTAAAACCAGAAGCCTTGTCTGTGAGGTTGGGACAATTTCAGATTTTAGATTTTACTGGAGTCGCAATTCGAGATTGTCAGCAGAGAATTGAGCAGTTAAAATTGAGCGATCGCCAACTCCAAATTGCTGATTTAGCCCTACGAGAAGTGAAAGCTAGATTACAATTTTTATTAGATGTTGGCTTAGATTATCTCACCCTTGATCGTGCAGCCATGACCCTTTCTGGTGGTGAAGCCCAACGCATTCGTCTAGCCACACAGATTGGTTCTGGTTTAACAGGAGTACTCTACGTTTTAGATGAACCCAGTATAGGTTTACATCAAAGAGATAACGGCAGATTACTCAAAACTTTAACCAAATTACGCGATTTAGGTAATACTTTAATCGTCGTTGAACATGACGAAGAAACCATCCGTACTGCCGATTACATAGTCGATATTGGCCCTGGTGCAGGCATTCATGGCGGTAGTATTATTGCCCAAGGTGATTTAGAAACTTTACTTACAGCCGAAACATCATTAACGGGTGCGTATCTATCAGGAAGACTGGTAATTAATACACCAGCCGAACGTCGAGAAGGGAATGGACGTAGCCTGATCATTAAAAATGCCCATCGCAACAACTTAAGAAATATTGATGTAGAGATTCCTTTAGGTAAACTAGTCGCTGTCACTGGTGTTTCTGGTTCAGGCAAATCTACCTTAATTAATGAACTACTCTACCCATCACTACAACATCATTTAACTAAGAAAGTTCCCTTACCCAAAGATTTAGAAAAAATCCAGGGCTTAAATGCGGTTGATAAAGCGATCGTTATCGACCAGTCTCCCATTGGCCGCACACCCCGTTCTAACCCCGCCACTTACACAGGGGTTTTTGATGTGATTCGGGATGTGTTTTCGCAAACAGTAGAAGCTAAAGCGAGAGGATATAAACCTGGGCAATTTTCTTTTAATGTCAAAGGTGGACGTTGCGAAGCTTGTAGCGGCCAAGGTGTCAATGTCATTGAAATGAACTTTCTTCCAGATGTTTATGTACAGTGTGAAATTTGCAAAGGTGCGCGATATAATCGGGAAACTTTGCAAGTGAAATATAAAGATAAATCTATTTCTGATGTTCTCAGCATGACTGTTGAGGAGAGTTTAGATTTCTTCCAAAACATTCCTAAAGCCTTTACAAGATTACAAACTTTAGTTGATGTGGGTTTAGGTTATATTCAACTAGGACAACCCGCCACAACTCTATCTGGTGGTGAAGCCCAACGAGTAAAATTAGCCACAGAATTATCGCGCCGTGCCACAGGAAAAACACTTTATTTAATCGATGAACCAACCACAGGTTTATCTTTTTATGATGTGCATAAATTGTTAGATGTGTTGCAAAGATTAGTAGATAAAGGTAATTCAATTTTAGTGATTGAACACAACTTAGATGTGATTCGTTGTGCCGACTGGGTAATAGATTTAGGGCCGGAAGGCGGCGATAAAGGGGGAGAAGTAATTGCTGTCGGCACACCGGAGGAAGTAGCAAAAAATGCTCAGTCTTACACTGGACAATATTTGCAGCAAGTTTTACAACAATATCCCGTGCTGAATCAAGTATGA
- a CDS encoding TMF family protein, with amino-acid sequence MTTSNNEPLVTNVGAELNGSLSLTGNLSVNGNVGIGTTSPEAKLDVQGIIRTYNKDTSNATWDNIQIWSDGTHGHIQSNGDENGLQIKSNTGGKIILDSDVEVNANLKLKSGVAVNEFSNNENLGYSDTHVPTQKAVTTYVDNKINNLEAKINNLEAKINNLESKNHDLESKINNLESKLNSIDFKNLDVTTLSAKKVIIGGNGYHFILETYLDKEGNHIDGKRGIVLRKRGKFPQGFLVEEDGNMTERINVHSLWYEDEN; translated from the coding sequence ATGACAACTTCTAATAATGAACCCCTCGTAACTAATGTTGGAGCCGAACTGAATGGTAGTTTGAGCCTTACTGGTAATTTGAGTGTCAATGGCAACGTAGGCATTGGCACGACTTCTCCAGAGGCGAAACTAGATGTTCAAGGGATTATCCGAACTTACAATAAAGATACCTCAAACGCTACTTGGGACAATATACAGATTTGGTCTGATGGAACTCACGGACATATACAGTCTAACGGGGATGAGAACGGGTTACAAATTAAGTCCAATACTGGTGGGAAAATCATTTTAGATAGCGACGTAGAAGTCAACGCTAATCTCAAGCTGAAATCCGGTGTGGCAGTAAATGAGTTTTCCAATAATGAAAACCTTGGCTACAGCGATACTCACGTGCCAACCCAAAAAGCAGTGACAACTTATGTCGATAATAAGATTAATAACCTCGAAGCGAAGATTAATAACCTCGAAGCGAAGATTAATAATCTCGAATCGAAGAATCATGACCTCGAATCGAAGATTAATAACCTCGAATCGAAGCTTAATAGTATAGACTTCAAAAACTTAGATGTAACAACGCTTAGTGCCAAAAAAGTAATAATAGGAGGGAATGGATATCATTTCATATTAGAGACATACCTAGACAAGGAAGGTAATCATATTGATGGAAAGAGAGGAATAGTATTAAGGAAAAGGGGTAAATTTCCACAAGGGTTTCTTGTTGAAGAAGATGGAAATATGACAGAAAGAATAAATGTACATAGCTTGTGGTATGAGGACGAAAATTGA